GGCCAGACCCTCCGACTTCAGCCCCGTGTTTATGGGGACGCAGGTCAGGCCGGCTTTTTGGGTGGCGAAGAATCCATCGAGCCATTCGGGACTGTTCTTTCCCATGATGCCCACGCAGCCGTTCGCCGGCAGGGCCTCCTGGAGTGCGCGGGCCAGCTTGCCGGAGCGTGCGTCCATTTCGGCATACGTCCATCGTTCGGGCCCGAAGTCGACGAAGATCTTGTGAGGGTGACGCCGGGCCTTCAGGTGGAGTTCCTGCCCGAATGTGCGCTCGGTGCGGAAGGAGAGGGTACGCCGGCCAATCGTTTTGAGGAGCGTACCCAGAGCATCGCCCTGACGGTGTTCCTCCAGCAAGAGGCCCTTGAGTCCCCTGGCGATCATGGCCAGCATCGCGCGGTCGTTTCGGTCCATCTAATTCTCCCGCTCGTAAATGTGAATAGTCAGCGCGGCCTCTTCGAAGCCGATATTGCCGCCCCCGTTTTCCGTGAGGGCGAATCGAGCGTTCCGTACTTGTCGATTCCCGGCACGACCCGTGAGTTGTTCGAACACTTCGTGGAGTTGGGCGACTCCGGTCGCTGCGATGGGGTGGCCGCGGCTTTCGAGGCCGCCGCTGGTGTTGAGAGGAATGCGCCCGCCAAGAGCGGTCGCGCCGCTTTCGGCCAGCTCGCCCCCTCCGCCCGGGGGACAGAGACCCAGCGTTTCAGAGTGGTGGATCTCGCCGTACGCCGTGGCATCGTGGAGTTCGGCTAGGCTGATGTCTTGAGGACCGATTCCGGCCTCCTGAAACGCCTTGTGGGCGGCACGCTGAGCGAGGTCCTCTCCCTCATCGATCGCGCGATGGGTTCCGCTCACGAGCACCGAGCTTCTCACACGTACGCGGGGCCCGTTCCCGCCTGACCGGGAGAGGAAACGTTCACTGCACAACAGCGCGGCCGCGGCGCCGTCGCCGATCGGCGCGCACATCGGGCGCGTCAGAGGGTAGCTGATGTCTTTTTCGCGCAGCACCTCATCGACCGAAAGCGGAACCCGCATTTGAGCCAGCGGGTTCAGACTGCCGTGTCGCCGGTTCTTGGAGGCCACCACGGCCAATTGCCGCTGTGTGAGTCCGTGCTTCTTCATGTGGTGACGGGCGGCGACTGCGTAGACGTCCATGAACGGGGACCGGTCGGAACCGCCGAGCCCTCCCTTCGCCCCACCGCCTGCGGCTTTGCGGAGGGTTCGAAAAAGCTCCGGGCCGTATCGTACGCGGATGGTGAGCGCGGCCCACAAGGCTTCCGCGAGTGTCGACGGCCTACGTTTTCGATTTCCATTCGGCTGCGGGGTCGGGCGGGCAGGAACTTTGTCCAACCCCTGCCGGTGAATCCACGTCTTCGTATCTTCGAGAGTGCGGGGAAGTTCATGTACATCCATCCCGCCGATGAAGCCAACCATCTGGAGCAGGGGATTCGGATGAGAGACTTTTTCGGCGCCGATGACCAGGACGAGGTCCGATGCCCCGGCAAGGATGCGGTGATACGCAACGTGGAGGGCGGTGGAGCCGGAAGCGCAGGCGTTCTCCACATTGATGATGGGCATGCCTTCAATGCCGATGCCGCGGAGGGCCACCTCTCCGCGGATGCAGGCCTGTCCCTCAATGGCTTCCCATCCCGAGTTGGCGAAAACGACGGCGTCCAGATCCTGACCCCGAAATTTCCAGCGCCGGAGGAGCGGCAGAACGGCCTGCTGTGCCAGTTCCCGAACCGAACGGTCCGGATACTTGAAGAAACGGATCATCGAGGTATCCAACACGTAGGCGTTTGTCGGCATGGCTAATCCAGGATCTTGTGCGTGACGTCCAATGTCTTAAGTTCCGCGATGGTTTCGGCCGCCCCGAACGCTTGGGCCGTGGAGATCACTCCCGTGCGTTTGTGTCGCCCGGAAATGAGCCGTTCAGATGCCCAACCTCCGAGAAGGCCAGTGACGACATACGGTCGGCTGCCGAGGAGAACGCTGATCTTGCGATCGTGATCGCCTTCACCCGCGGCCAGCACCACGTAGCGCGTTTTTTCCGACGTCTCCGGCGGGGGAGTTTTTCGGACCCACTCCACCATTTTGTCGCCGATGGGATCGAGGGCGCGCCCGAACACCTTCGACATTCGGGCCCATAGGCGCATGAACGGGAGGGTCGAAGGTAGGATTTCAGAAGCCATGTAAGTCCGGACGATTTTGATTCCCGGTTCCGAAGCGAAATGGAGTGCCTCGCCTCCCGGCATGACAATGGCCGGCCTGGGGCGAACCTCGCCGGGGACCATGACCGGCTCAATCTTGCTCAGGGGATTGGGATCAAGCTTGCCATCGATGAAACTGAAGCCCGGTCGCCTCGCCACGCGAAGGAGCGATTTCGAAGAGGCCACCGTGGGATCACCTTCCGGCGCGTAGAGCACGGTGTACCGGTCCAGATGGGGATATCGTTCGCGCAGCGCATGGGCGGCCGCCTCGCCCAGGCTGTAGTACCACGAATTGGCGTTGACGATGACTCGCTTTTCTTCGGCCGCGCGCTTCCCGTATCGCTCTTTGACGAGGAGCATGAAGTCCTGCTCGCCGGTGGTGTCCAAGTAGTGGGAGCCGGCGTTGAGGGCCGCGCGGACCACGGTTTCGCCGAGCAGCGAAAACGGCCCCGTGATGTTGATGACAACGGCGTGATCCTTGAAGGCTTGGGTCAGGGCCCTTTCCGTGTGTTGCGCCGCGGCGAGGCGGATGGAAGGATCGCGCAATTCGGTTCGGAAAGCTTCCAGCCGTTCCAGACTTCTTCCGCCCATTGTGAAGGGGATCCCCCGGCGCTTCAGTTCATTGCAGGTGAGGCGACCGGTGTAGCCGGTGGCGCCGTAGACGAAAACTCTTGGAGTGTCAGCCACGTGATATTCCCTCCTTCAACATTCCGGTCAAGCTCAAGGCCGTAAGCGTGTCCACGGCCTCCTTCTTTCCCAGCCAGCGACGATTGCCGTTTTGCTCCGCATACACCTGGGCGATGTGTAGCGACATGCCGAGAAGCGCCTCGGCGACGAGTCGCGGGGAGAGGGGGACGGTGAACCCGGACTTGGACGCGGTTTCGAGGTCTTCAGTCAGGTCCTGCACGAATTCGGAAAACGCCTTTCGGATGAGCCGGCCGTACGGGCCTGCGTCATGCCGTCGGAGGATCAGCATCAGGAACATTTCGCGATTCTTCTCAACGGCGTCGAAGAAGATCTCGAAGGCCCGTCGGATTCGTTGCAAGGGGTCGCTTTCAGCGGAGCCATCCTGCAATCCGCGCGCTTTTCGCACTTCGCCGCGGATTTCCTCCACGGCCTGTCGCGTGCCTTCCAGGAAGAAGGACTGGAGGTCATTGAAATAGAGGTAGAAGGTGCCGACGCCCACGCGCGCCTCGCGGGCGACGTCGCGCACCTGGATCCTGTCGATCCGCTTCTTGAGGATGATCTTGCGCCCGGCCTCGATCAGGCTGGTCCGGGTCTTCTCCCTTTGCTCCCTGTTCTTCTCGGCGTTTCGGCCCATGGGAGAAAGAGGGGCTACCGTTGCTCCCAGGCCTGTATATTGACAGAACAAATGTTCATTCAGTCAATAAATATCATGCCCAGTTATTTTGTCAAGGGGGTATCCCGCCTGACTGCGGGGTGGCGTGGACGAGAGGACAAAAGGGGTCTACTAATCTAGTGATGAAGAGCGTGACAATTTCGGCGCTCAAGGCGGGGCTGTCAGCGATCCTCCGGCAGGTACGACGCGGCGAGCGCATCATCATTCTCGACCGACGCGAGCCGGTGGCGGAGATCGTGCCCTTCGAGAAGCGCGGGCAGTCTTCGGAGGAGCGTCTCGTGCGGGAGGGGCGGCTCCGGCCCGCCACCCGCCGGTGGTCGGACCTTCGCTCCAGGCCCCTCGGGCGGAGCATCGGTCTGGGCGAACTGCTGGACTCCGTGCGGGAAGATTCTGAGTGAGATTTTACCTCGACTCCAGCACGATCCTTCGAGCGGTCTTCGGGGAGGCGGGGCCCACGCCTCGAGTGGGCCAGGGTGATCAGGTTTACACGTCTGAGATTGCCGAGGTCGAAGTCTTTCGTACCCTTGACCGGGCCCGGCTTGCGGGCAAGCTCACCGACGCGGAGACGGCCATCAAGGCCAAGGAACTGTCCGAACGGCTCACGGCGGTTCGGCTCGTGCCGGTCGCACGGGAAGTGATCGAAACCGCGCGCGCCGGCTTTCCGGTGCCGGTGCGGGCGTTGGACGCCCTTCACGTCGCGACGGCCCAGTGGCTCCAACGTGAGCTTGGCGAAGATCTCCGGTTTTGGACCCACGACCGCCGTCAGGCCATCGCGGCGCTCGCGCGCGGCCTGAACGTCGAGGGGGTCAGCGTGCAATAGATCGGCGAGCCATGGTCACCTCCCATGCCAGCCACCATCGCAAGAAAATAGATGTATCAAGTCCAGACTTGACCCCAACCCCCCGGATTTCCCGCGCGGCCGGAACGTCGAAGGGGTCAGAGTACAATAGATCGTTGCGCCGTGGGTCAACTCGCAGGCCACACCGCAATCATCCTACTCACAATTCAATGTGCAAAAGTGACCCCGAAGCCCCCCGAAACATGATGCCGTGAATCATGCACCACCTGTCTCCGGGCCGTGTCGCGGCGTCTACTGGGGATTGACGTTCCGCAATTGAGTTTCGGCCTCTTCCAGTTTTTCCTTCAGGCCGACGTCCCACCGGTGGTCCCACGCCCGCGCGACGGAGATGAAGAACAGGGTCGCCATTTGGAGTATCAGGTGCGCGTCCTTGAAATGCCGACTGTCATGGACCTCAACTCGCTCCGGTTTGAAATCAAAGACGCTTGAAAAAGCGGACGAAGTAGGATGCGCGTAAGCACTCAGGTACGAATAAATGTAGTCGTAAAGCGTCGCCAACTTGGTTGCCTCTGCCAGACCACGGAAACCCGTCGGATGCCAGTGATGGCGTTTGAAGCCATGCCGTTTTTCAATCTCCAAGCGCCTGCTTTCCAACTTCTCCTTAATTTCGGGGGTCATGCGCCCCGATTGCACGAGGTGTCTCAGCGAATCGGGGTGGAACTGGTAACGGATGTTCTCCCATTCGCCGAACTCTAGGAAGCGCGCCGCCCGTTCTTCGGTTTTTGAGTCGTCGCTGAAGATGTACGCGACGGTCAGCAACGTTTCGAGCATCGAACGGACGACGCCCATCGCGTCTTCCGGCAACCCCTCGCGGACAAGCGTCACGGCGGCTTCGTACGAACGAAACGTCTTGGCCATCAGGCCGTGCGCTACTCGCTGCGAGAACTTGCTGGCGATGTGGCTCTCTTGCCTCTGGTTGAGCGAGTCCTTGCCGTTGGCGTAGAGGTTGTGAACCGTGATGCCGATTGTGACGGTCGGGAGGCAGTGGGAGAGCTTGGGAGGCCAGTTGACCAGTGGGCTGACGGATTCGGTCGATTGACGAAGGACTTGTTCCGGCATGATAGGTAGGATTCTACTTGATAGGCCGAGAGGGGGGAACGCTCGCTGGCGCGGGAAACGCGCCGCCGCGGTCTCTTGCAGCCTGCGGGGTCTTATTGCAGATTGAGTTATGGGAAGGTAGGGGTCAGTCTTGCACATTGAGTCCCTCTTCTATTTGGCTCAGGTCCCGGCGGCGCGGCGGCTCTATTTCACGCATCCTATCGAATCGTTGTTGAATCAGCGCTTGAGGAGGCTTCTCCGGCATGGTAATCTTCCAGAAGATGAAATCTCGACGCGAAGCCGCTCTCCTCATGAATCCGTCGGTGCGGCGGCAGATCGAGCGCATTGCCAGGGAAAGCGGCGCCCCCATTCACACCCTCATCGAGAGAGCCGTGAAAAAATTCGTACGTGAGTTCGATGACTCCAAGAGGGAGCGCGCGTTCCGGCGTCTCGCGTCCGCCAAGGCTCGTTCGATGGGGATCAAGACCCTTGACGATGTAGACAAACTCGTCCACTCCCTTCGAAGCTAGGACTGTTCCTAAACTGCGCGTCGTTCTCGACACGAATATCTACGTTTCGGCCTACATCTCTACACTCGGCAATCCCCGCAAGGTGTATGACGGCGGAAAGCAGCGGAGATTCGAGACCTTCTGGTCGCCCTTCATCAGAGATGAACTCAGGCGGGTGTGGATTGAGAAGTTCGGGCTATCGGAGCCGTTCTTGACGGAGCGGTTGCGCTCCATCTCGGCGTGGGCGCAGATGGTCGAACCGACCGAAACGCTGGACGTCGTGAAGGAGAGCCCTGACGACAATCGAATACTTGAATGCGCGGTGGCTGCGCACGCCGATTACCTCGTGACAGGCGACAAGGCGCACCTTCTTCCGCTTGGAACACTCCGAAATACGCGAATCATCTTGCCCGATACGTTCATACGAGAGGTCCACAAGGTGCGTGGCGGGTAGCCTGATAACCGTGGAACTTCTTCAAACACCCCGCCTTTCCGCCTTGGTCTGCGGGGTCATTATTGCAGATTGAGTTATCGTCCAAGCCGGCCTACGAGGCGGGGTCGGGGGAGCGAAGGGGGAGGGAGAGGAGGAGGGCTTTGAATTCCTGGTAGGCCCCCTCGGCGCGGTCCAGATCATCCGAGAGGAGGGAAACCAATGGGAGGCCGGTCAGCACGGCCATGATCAGGTCGGCGATGGCGGGGACTTTCGCGTCCAGCTTTTCGTCCGTCATGGTCAGTACGGATCGGATTCCGTCCATGAGCATCTTTCGCCGTTCTTCGATCTGTTGCCGGAATTGGGGTTTCAGTCGTTCGTCCGTGAGGGATCTCGCCAGCTGATCCAGAAACATCGGGAAGAAAGGTCGGGCCTGTTTCATGAGGCTCCAAGTTTCGTCCAGTGCCCATCCTGCGCGTGTGGGCGATGGCCCCAGCTTCGCGGCTGCCTCCTGGATTCGCTCTGA
The DNA window shown above is from Nitrospirota bacterium and carries:
- a CDS encoding thiolase family protein, translating into MPTNAYVLDTSMIRFFKYPDRSVRELAQQAVLPLLRRWKFRGQDLDAVVFANSGWEAIEGQACIRGEVALRGIGIEGMPIINVENACASGSTALHVAYHRILAGASDLVLVIGAEKVSHPNPLLQMVGFIGGMDVHELPRTLEDTKTWIHRQGLDKVPARPTPQPNGNRKRRPSTLAEALWAALTIRVRYGPELFRTLRKAAGGGAKGGLGGSDRSPFMDVYAVAARHHMKKHGLTQRQLAVVASKNRRHGSLNPLAQMRVPLSVDEVLREKDISYPLTRPMCAPIGDGAAAALLCSERFLSRSGGNGPRVRVRSSVLVSGTHRAIDEGEDLAQRAAHKAFQEAGIGPQDISLAELHDATAYGEIHHSETLGLCPPGGGGELAESGATALGGRIPLNTSGGLESRGHPIAATGVAQLHEVFEQLTGRAGNRQVRNARFALTENGGGNIGFEEAALTIHIYEREN
- a CDS encoding saccharopine dehydrogenase NADP-binding domain-containing protein, which produces MADTPRVFVYGATGYTGRLTCNELKRRGIPFTMGGRSLERLEAFRTELRDPSIRLAAAQHTERALTQAFKDHAVVINITGPFSLLGETVVRAALNAGSHYLDTTGEQDFMLLVKERYGKRAAEEKRVIVNANSWYYSLGEAAAHALRERYPHLDRYTVLYAPEGDPTVASSKSLLRVARRPGFSFIDGKLDPNPLSKIEPVMVPGEVRPRPAIVMPGGEALHFASEPGIKIVRTYMASEILPSTLPFMRLWARMSKVFGRALDPIGDKMVEWVRKTPPPETSEKTRYVVLAAGEGDHDRKISVLLGSRPYVVTGLLGGWASERLISGRHKRTGVISTAQAFGAAETIAELKTLDVTHKILD
- a CDS encoding TetR/AcrR family transcriptional regulator, which produces MGRNAEKNREQREKTRTSLIEAGRKIILKKRIDRIQVRDVAREARVGVGTFYLYFNDLQSFFLEGTRQAVEEIRGEVRKARGLQDGSAESDPLQRIRRAFEIFFDAVEKNREMFLMLILRRHDAGPYGRLIRKAFSEFVQDLTEDLETASKSGFTVPLSPRLVAEALLGMSLHIAQVYAEQNGNRRWLGKKEAVDTLTALSLTGMLKEGISRG
- a CDS encoding type II toxin-antitoxin system Phd/YefM family antitoxin produces the protein MKSVTISALKAGLSAILRQVRRGERIIILDRREPVAEIVPFEKRGQSSEERLVREGRLRPATRRWSDLRSRPLGRSIGLGELLDSVREDSE
- a CDS encoding type II toxin-antitoxin system VapC family toxin; amino-acid sequence: MRFYLDSSTILRAVFGEAGPTPRVGQGDQVYTSEIAEVEVFRTLDRARLAGKLTDAETAIKAKELSERLTAVRLVPVAREVIETARAGFPVPVRALDALHVATAQWLQRELGEDLRFWTHDRRQAIAALARGLNVEGVSVQ
- a CDS encoding putative toxin-antitoxin system toxin component, PIN family, with amino-acid sequence MRVVLDTNIYVSAYISTLGNPRKVYDGGKQRRFETFWSPFIRDELRRVWIEKFGLSEPFLTERLRSISAWAQMVEPTETLDVVKESPDDNRILECAVAAHADYLVTGDKAHLLPLGTLRNTRIILPDTFIREVHKVRGG
- a CDS encoding TetR/AcrR family transcriptional regulator, translating into MEDRTIDLSDHAKRRPTRTEQSAASSQAIMQAALNCFNRSGSQATSIEDIAREAGVSRTLVHYHFKTKDDLFLQVQLHLFQAVSERIQEAAAKLGPSPTRAGWALDETWSLMKQARPFFPMFLDQLARSLTDERLKPQFRQQIEERRKMLMDGIRSVLTMTDEKLDAKVPAIADLIMAVLTGLPLVSLLSDDLDRAEGAYQEFKALLLSLPLRSPDPAS